ggaagaaaaaaaaaagttgggctttttggagaagaagaagaagaagaaggggaagtGAGGAAGAATAAGGGGAAGTGAGGAAGAATAAGGGGAAGTGAAGAAAAACTtgtatttttatgagccaaatccagaagaTGAATACAACGATGAGAAACCCAATGCTAACAAGAAACAAGTATACTTCCAGATTATGTTTAATGACATATATGTATGTTGAAATCATCAGAAGATTGATTTTGTTCACCCAAGTTCGCCGAATTAGAGATAGGTTAGGCTtgaaattatcagccgaacctaactTGTATACTACagaagatgaacagttcggcttactCGAAATACAATAGTTATTGGACGAACTTATAGTTTGTAACTTCTTACCTACTTACTAGTTAAATGTTCggctaataaattttttttaatacaaACCGAACCTTCTCCTGAGAGTTAGGTTCAATTTTCACTATAAATATCATATCAGCCAAACCATATATTTTTCCAAGTCGGGTCATATTCAAAACATCATATCAGCGAACACGTTACTGATTTTCCATAAAACACTTAAATtcatatgttttctattgtgctgccttttcataggatgaatcaaacaaaaaaagtggaaattactaaaagtgttaagaaactgaagtctaatgatggagaataccaaggcCCACTGGGAGATCTTATCTCCAAATTCAATAGGATGAAAATACAAACACTACACAAAAACAATAAGgttattccgacatcggacgaaaacgttatggccaaaacaagatcaAAAGACTTGAGTCTGCAgagagaaggttcggctgataactcatcagCACGACCTAGCCGAACCTAGAACCCGCAAATCGATATTTtagaagtgtttacagagagatGTTCGGCTTGAAAGTGGTATAATCAgttcagccgaacctgacaaccacctggggaAAATTTCACTTCTCGGGTTCGACCGGGAAAGATTGGAAAGggattagccgaacctgacactgttctgggagatatttggacaccaaattgacttttatctcaagaaaaTACGATCCCGGAAGGATTATAAAGCCTAACTTTGAGAGCTTTATATAAGAAGACATCCAAAGCCCTAAGAAGAGATCTTTCAATCTTTATCATCTCTCTACACCATATTCTATCATTTATATTATCTTCCACATCATAAAGAAGACATCCAAAGCCTAAAACGACAAACATCAATTTTGAGAACAAAAATCAAGTTAGAGGTTCAACCTATAAACCAAATAAAGAACTAGTTGAACAATTTTAAATTACAAGTTCGGCTTATAAACAAACTATCAATCAGCCGAACCTATCTTATTAATAGAACATGGAGAAAtggtgtcaggttcggcttataattgaTATGAACTTATAAGACGAACTGTTCATAAGAACCTTCAGGGTGAAAAACAATGAACAGTTCGGATGATAATTCgtctcaattatcagccgaacatcaatttgtgatcgttaaaaactatttttttttctcgaaTTAAACATATTCTatcaatcataaacaataaaaaaagagatcGGTTTGTAATAAATACTTTTTTAATTCTCATTTAAGGAGTTGGTTCTTCAGTCGGTtgaatttctggttcaatttcagtttctgcACCTTCATCTTCTATTTATTCTTCAATTGATGATTAGAAGAGGATTCAAGACGCCTACTTCTTACTATTTGCATTGTGTGAGTCATTATATAGTTAAATTTAATCGGTGATCAAATTTTACCAACCGATGACTAATTGTGGAGATGAAAACAAATTGTCAAACGGTTCGCGAGGGTTGGGcagaagagatgtttaggatagaaactgattttgattttagattttgagtTTTTTATAATAAGGTAAGGATATATTAGTAATTTAATTATTTAAGGGTATATAGTTAATTGCACTACCATTTAGACAACCCTTATAAAATCTCCCTAGATGGGAAAACAATTATGTTTAAAAACACTATTTCCACCAGAAAATTAGGCTAAGGGGTGTTAGAGTGAAAGATAAAATCCTCCCGGTTATGCCTTTTATCTGAAATAGGATATATTAACTTTGATTTATTTGCACACGCATCTCCACACACTCGAACCTTTTattgtaaaaaaaaatctaaaacatcTTAACTTATTTTCGATTCGAAGAATTGTGTTGATCAAAATAACTCGCATCATCCGTCATTTTGttattaaataattttttaatgAAGTAAAGAAATATGAAAATAATTTACTTACTCATTCACGGTGGAATTTTTCGATCGAAAGTTATTTAAAATAAATTAAGGATTATAAACAGATGTACCCCTATATTTACATCCGACTTAAAATGTACCCCGTTatttaaaataaattaagaattatAGGCATGTTGGATGTTTTCCATCCAAAAACGTTAGAAAAGTCAGTTTCTCGGTCATATGGTCAATTTATCCTTGACCGAGATGAGAAAATGATGTCACGTGTTTGTTTATTTGATGCGACGTGTTTGTTTATCATTAGTACGACATGTCACAAATTCCGGACACACATCTAGGTCAAGGAGATTTCGTTGAAAATCAAGGGTTCAGATTGACTAGTTGCCAACACGTGTAGTCTCTTTGTTTCCTCCGCCAACACATGTGGGATTTCTGGGCCATTAATCTGAACATGTGGGCTAATGTTAGCCATAGATCTCAATATCATCAGATATCTATGAAAATGGACGGTATGCGATGACGgggaaaaagaagaaggaagtgTCATAACTGTATCTATCTTCTTCCCTCTTTTCCTCTCTCTATTCTCTGTGTTTCTTAGAAAACTTTGGCTTTCTCTGTATCATGAAAGAAATTTGTAAAGAACAAGTAAAAATGGTGAAGTTAAGACGtggaaagaagaaggagaagaagaaaccagaaaaagaagaagaaaagttagTGTGTTCGATTGATtaaatttttttctagggttttcatttttgtttttcgaTTTTGGGTCTTCTGTAAATGGTTTTGATGATTTAAATGTATTTTCATTGTTAGATTTAGAGGGCTGGAAGGTCTTTTTAACATGACTTAACTGCTGACATGGAGGATAATTTTccgttaggtttttttttttaaagaaacggTTAAAACAGGGGTACATCTGTACAAGTGAAAAAAACGGAGATACGTCTGTATGCGCACAAAAAAATAGGGATACATTTATATTTCCCCATAAATTAATAAGTAAGAAAATGGTGACCGAGAGAAGAAAGGAGCAATTTATTTCATAAATTTGGGATCCCAATCGATAGTCTAattcctagttagcaattcatgGCATAGGAAAAGTTCGGGACGATAAACATATGAGTATTATTCGTTTTGACGGAATGTAAATTCGGTCTACTATTCGGTCAACAGTTTGTTATTTAGGGATAATTCGACAGGCAtacatacgtgtataattcgtttgaGAAATACGAATTCAACATATAAAATTCGATACATGTTAACctataaaaaaatcattttttacaTGATTACACCTAAGACACTATGATTTAACTATTTAAATGAATTGTACATATTGAATATATATTATATAATCACCAGATAACATGTGAATTGGTGGTATGGGACTTAGACCGGTGGATGGCGTGAAAAAACATTACACTGTCCATGTAATTCGGTAATTTATAAATACACCTATAATTCATTTTAGGCTGGATATTCGATTCACAAATTGTGCGGGTGAAATATGCAAATCGAACTTACTAAGTAGGCTCTAAAGTAAAGTACCCTCGGCATaagatacacaaaattggttaaaaagatcaaaattcataattactggatgaaacagactaataaattttgatactgtttatatggacaggaatcaaaaagatactgttcaaatATCCTGTTTGGATATTCCatccagaaaaataaaaataaaaagatacctTTTACCTAAAATATCCCTTAACATTTTAAACCCTTTTATTtaaacaattttctttttcttatttcccCTTTAAATTTTTGACCGGCAATTTATCACCTATCTTAATCATTTTCCTCCATTAGGTCGATAGCACTCCGGCAACTTTTACCGGTAATCGTTCGACTGATTCAAGAGAAGATAGTGAATTTGCAGATTTATTAAAAAGATTCGTATGGACTGTCAAATCTAAGTTCACTTGAAGCTTATCTAGATTCAGATAAGAGCAAGATTAAGGATATGCCATTGATTAATTCAAATAAATTGATACAGAACTATAGAGAGGTAGACCTGGTGGTTCAGTTGAAGGGATGAATCACGAAGTATTTAATTAGCCTTTGAGCTAATTTTGAGCacgaaaaaaaatgaagaagctGTGGATAAAATACCAAATCTAAATATGCGTGTGTGAATTGTTCTTTTGTTGAGTTTGGATGTAAATGTGAAAGATGATCACGCTGTAAGTGATTTCTATGATAAATTAATCGGAGATTCCTTTGACATATACTCTGTTTGGTTAGGTAGGTAGCTTAGTGGATTGGTCGACCCTAAAGCAAaagcaaaaatgattttgttACTAGTTGTCGTCTTGGCGGTGATAATGTTAGCGGATCATGTTAATGCTATTGGTCGTTGCTTTTGTGGTGATTTTTATCGACGGTGGTGCAAAAAATGATTATTCAAGCCAGGATGCATCTAGAATCACCCTGGCTATTAttcgaataattttttttaacttagTTTAAGTCTAGATGTATCTAGTTTCATCTTAACAAAAATTCGAATAATTTCAGCGTTAATTTAGGGCAggatgtaatcagtttcatctaaggtattttctccatttttttttatcttagatTAACCCAGGATGTAACCGGTTTCATCTTAGGTATTTTTTCAAATAATTTGTTTTCATCTTTGTTTAAGccgatgtaaccagtttcatcctatatattttttggaaataatttttttttagctcAACTCaaatgtaactggtttcatcttatCTATTTTTTCGAATAATTCGTCATATATTAGTTTAAGCCAAGATGTAACCAGTTTCTTCTTAGTTAATTTTGGAATAATTTTAAGCAGGATGCAACCGGCTTCATCCTTGCTAATTTTTTTCGGAAAAAAACTTTTGAATTTACTATCGACAATGGATGTTGTTTTGTAGATAATTTAAAATCCTATCCAGAAATATTAAAATCGGATATATATTTTGGAAGTTATGATTTTTTTTGTGGTTTTGTTTCAAATTGGAGAGAGAAagtacaaaaaagaaagaaaaaaacataaatatGAAGGACATAGTTGTCTATGATTTTtaatgtccatttcacccatacttaATTTTTACTGGTCCATTAGAACCATAATTTAAAATATTTGGAGAATTGACCCATTTTCCGCACAAGATAACCTTAACAAATAAAGTAGAGAAGTAGGGTCGAATGCTTGAGATCACCCATCACTTGATTGCCATAAGTAATGGCCACTTCTAGTTCCATCCTCCCCAGGTGATTTTAGACCAATATCACTATGTAATACTACTTACAAACTGATATCTATACTCATGGCTCAGAAGATGAAACCTCTTCTAAGCAAAATCATCTCCCCTTATCAGTCTGCATTTATACCAGGCAGACAAATAAACGACAATACCATGGTAGCACACGAAGTTATCCACAATATGAGAACTAGAAGAGATAGTCAAGGATGGATGTGGGTAAAAATAGATATGTCTAAGGCTTTCGATATGGTGGAATGGCCTTTCCTCCTAGTTGTTTTAGAAAAAAATGGGTTTCTCCATTGAATGGCGAAATAGAATCAACCAATGTATCTTCACCACCTGCCTTGTTATTCTGCTAAACGGTTTCCCTTGCGATTTTTTCAAACCGTCTAGGGGACTCAGGCAAGGGGACCCTCTCTCCCCCTACCTATTTATACTATGTATGGAAGTCTTCTCTAGAACCCAAATGAAAGCTGAAATGATGGAAGCATCCATGGAATAAAAATAGTAAAAAAGACTCCACCCATAAGCCACCTGCTTTTCGCAGATGATTGCATCATCTTTTTCAAAGAAAATATAACTGAAGCTAACAAGCTATTGCTGCTAATAGCTCAGTTCAGTGAATGCTCATGGCAAATGATAAATCTTGCTAAATCAGGCATTTTTTTCAGTAATAATACTTCTCCTGAGCTAAAAATGGACATTACTGAAGTAATGCAGGTCAGTCCTATTTACCTAAAGGACAAGTACCTAAGATCCCGTTATTTATAAATAAATCCAAAGTTAAAGCTTTTAACCATGTGATTGATAGCATCAAACATAGGATACATAGTTGGAACAATAAAACGGTAAACCCAACTGACAAAAAGGTACTCATAAAACATGTTCTCCTTTCTGCACAGCCAACTAATAACTACACAGAACACCTCCTTTGAAATGAGCTACGCggaacattcaaatgattaaagTCTTGAAATATCCAAGAGCTGCAATGATTTTGGGTACTCCAAACCAAAACACCCTATACGGCTATACCACATATCTTAAATTACTCATGTTAAAAGTCAAACCCCTGGACTGTTCCTTACCTCCTGTTTGGGAGGTCGGCAGAAGACCACTCAACTAGGAGATGGTTCGTCACGTTCATTATTTTCTAGCTTTCTTCTTGATGGATCGGCAGTGGAAATTGAACTCGCAAGTTATAGGTTAGGAGTCCAACTAGACAAACACGACTTAGTGACTTCCGGGGTTGCCAAAACTTGCATATTTATTAGGCCAGCCAAATACTTGTGCGCACTTGAACGTTTGCTAGGAGCAACAATCTTCATCACTAGAAACCAATATTTTAAAAAAGTGCGGAATATCCTTTAGTCTACTACAATCTTGCTGGAACTTGAAAACTAAGTCCCATTAACGGTCAACAACGGCTGCCATTGAATAGTATTTTCCATGGCCAATGGCATCACCATTTCTCCTCCACGCATCTCTCTTATTATCTATGTTCTGAAATCTATTTAAGAACACATCCAAACTCCAACGAGTACAACACTCCAATGGCGTCATTTTTCTCATACCATCTCATCTTCACCCTTTCACTTTTTCTTGCTTTTACTTACGTCAATGCAGAAGATCCTTGGTGGAGCTTCTGCAATGACAACAAGAAAATAAACAGTACAAAAATCTCATCCAACATTGATGATATACTACCCAAATTAGTATCTCAAACTTCAGTCCAAGGTTACACATTTCTATCTTCCGGTTCCGGCAATGACCGTGTTTACGGTCAAGCTCAATGCCGAGGAGATGTTCTAAACACCAAAGAATGCTCCAAGTGTATCCAAGAAGCATCAGTCCAAATCCAAAAACTATGTCCTAACCAAGCTGACGCAAGAATTTTGTACGAATTCTGTTTCTTACGGTACGATACTCATGAATTTATAGGAGAATTGGATAATTCTAACGGTATAATTTACGCTAACGTCGAAAACGTTAATGGTGATTTTACTGCTTTCGAGAAGGTACTCGGAGATTTAACGGATAAAATTACAGCGGAAGCTTTGGATCGTAAAAATAGAATAGCATTCGCCAAAGGACAAACTAAGTTATCAGAATTCGAAACATTGTATTCTCTTGTACAGTGCACTAGAGATTTATCTAAATTTGCTTGCTCGCAATGTTTAGCAACTGCCGTTGGAAATTATGCTGGGTTCTGCAAGGATAAGAAAGGCTGTCGCTCTATATATAGCAGTTGTTTTGTTCGATACGAGCTGTATCCGATATTTTATCCGATCAATCCCGTCAACTCTACGGACAAAAATGTCTATTCAAGACATATGTTGCATCCATAGAGTTAAGTCCAGCAATAGTATGGCTAGAAATGCCtactcaagaataaaaaaaatgtctATTCAGGACATTTGTTGTATTTTTTAGAAAAATATTTGAATGTTTGTAGTAATTTGCTATTACATcaattgttggatattttcaacaaatTCTTAATTTGTAGGCACTATACAGAATTTTCGGTGATCGACCTGACCAGTAAGGTCGTGGGGGTTTAGAGGCAGCGCCTCCTAGCAGAGTGCGAAATAGTGTCTTGTATGAattttttgttttagggttttcttaTGACAGTTAGAAAACCGAACAGAAACGTTGTTTTCCCAACAGACACCATTGTTGAAGAGATGTCTGTTCGCTCTGAAAAGATGCTtgttggagatgaagaatcatctTCAACAGATGTTAAACTCTCTATAAATAGCGTCCTTGTTTTCATTCAAAACACATCAAAAACTCTCTGTTTTCTGTCTaacaagcatcatcagaatcaaaacatgtgtgttcttggttgggtcaaggttgtacaagctttgaatccaacattGTCGTAGGActtcaagtatcctgacggcAATATTCATTGACCTATTTATACTCGCCAATACAATCGGGaagggtcgaataattgtcgaaaagaatctgttattagagccttgaacccagagataacattcttttcttcaccctgtTTTAGTGTCAATTTTCCAACCATCAATCATTTATTTAGGAACTTACTTTTGGTAGGATGGATTCTTATCTCCGTTTGTGAGGTTAAGCGCCCGTTATACCGGTTATTACCTTTATAGTGCGTTTGGATACAAATTTGTTTCTTATTTCTGCTTCTCCGGAAGCAGAATTCAGAAGCAAGCTtattttgcttcataaaaagttaacttttcaACTTTTAGAAATCGTTTCTAAATTGGACAGCCAAACCGATCCCTAAAAGTTGAAAAATTATT
This genomic stretch from Papaver somniferum cultivar HN1 chromosome 5, ASM357369v1, whole genome shotgun sequence harbors:
- the LOC113278296 gene encoding cysteine-rich repeat secretory protein 55-like — encoded protein: MASFFSYHLIFTLSLFLAFTYVNAEDPWWSFCNDNKKINSTKISSNIDDILPKLVSQTSVQGYTFLSSGSGNDRVYGQAQCRGDVLNTKECSKCIQEASVQIQKLCPNQADARILYEFCFLRYDTHEFIGELDNSNGIIYANVENVNGDFTAFEKVLGDLTDKITAEALDRKNRIAFAKGQTKLSEFETLYSLVQCTRDLSKFACSQCLATAVGNYAGFCKDKKGCRSIYSSCFVRYELYPIFYPINPVNSTDKNVYSRHMLHP